GAAATGGGCTCCGTCACCGCGCAGCGCCATGCGCGCGGCCGTGACCGCTTTCACGGAAGCGACCGCGTTGCGTTCGATGCACGGAATCTGCACCAGCCCGCCGATGGGATCACACGTGAGTCCGAGGTTGTGCTCGGTGGCGATCTCGGCGGCGTTCTCGACCTGACGCGGGCCACCACCGAGCACCTCGGTGAGCCCGGCCGCGGCCATGGCACAGGCCGAACCGACCTCGCCCTGACAGCCCACTTCGGCACCGGAGATCGAGGCGTTCTCCTTGAACAACACCCCGACCGCACCGGCGGCGAGCAGAAACCGCGCGACCCCGTCGAGGTTCGCCCCCGGCACGAAGTGCCAGTAGTAGTGCAGCACGGCCGGAACGATTCCCGCCGCTCCGTTCGTGGGCGCCGTGACCACCCTGCCCCCGGCGGCGTTCTCCTCGTTGACCGCGAGCGCGTAGAGCGTGACCCACTCCATCGGATCGTCGGATGCGGACAGTTCGGCTCGCAGCTGCGCCGCCCGGCGCCGCACCTTCAGACCACCGGGCAGGTCCCCGGTGTTGCGGCACCCGCTGTCCACGCAGTCACGCATGGCGTCCCAGATGCGCAGCAGTCCGGCACGCACCGCCTCGTCGTCACGCCGGGCACGTTCGTTGGCCAGCATGACACCGCTGATCGACAGGTCGGCAACGCTCGCCCGCCGCAGCAGTTCGGCTCCCGTCGCGAACGGGTGCGGCACCTCGGTGACGTCCGGTTCGCTCCGCTCGGTCCCCGAATCGTCGCCGTCCACGACGAATCCACCACCGACCGAGTAGTACTCCACCGCCAGCAACTCACCTCCGGATTCGTCGCAGGCGGTGAAGCGCATCCCGTTGGGATGCATCGGCAGCGTCTCCCGCCGATGCATCACCAGGTCCCGATCGACGACGAAACCGATCTCACGTGCTCCGCCGAGCCACAACCGACCCGATTCACGGATCTCGTCCGCTCTCCCGGCCAGGCTCCCCG
This genomic stretch from Actinopolyspora halophila DSM 43834 harbors:
- a CDS encoding L-serine ammonia-lyase; this translates as MTATVFDLFSIGIGPSSSHTVGPMRAAAMFTARLRSAERLFEVAHVRAELFGSLGATGRGHGSSQAVLLGLEGHRPEAVDPGSLAGRADEIRESGRLWLGGAREIGFVVDRDLVMHRRETLPMHPNGMRFTACDESGGELLAVEYYSVGGGFVVDGDDSGTERSEPDVTEVPHPFATGAELLRRASVADLSISGVMLANERARRDDEAVRAGLLRIWDAMRDCVDSGCRNTGDLPGGLKVRRRAAQLRAELSASDDPMEWVTLYALAVNEENAAGGRVVTAPTNGAAGIVPAVLHYYWHFVPGANLDGVARFLLAAGAVGVLFKENASISGAEVGCQGEVGSACAMAAAGLTEVLGGGPRQVENAAEIATEHNLGLTCDPIGGLVQIPCIERNAVASVKAVTAARMALRGDGAHFVSLDEAIATMRATGQDMKDEYKETARGGLAVNVVEC